The Methanosarcina barkeri str. Wiesmoor DNA segment CTATAGCGTCTTTTCTTTTCACTATGTCTTCCCAATCTGCTGTGATAAAATGAAGATCATTACTTTTTGTTAATCCTACGTGATGAGCATCTAACATAATCTCAAAATCTGCACTATTTGATCTCTTTAAACCGGTTTCTTTCAATTTTAAACAGACATCATCATATCTTTCATTTCCACGATTAACGAAAGTAATGCATCCATCTACTAAAGAAATATTTCTTCGGTATTCTATATTAAAAGTTCGTATTATTCCCCTCAATTCATTACTTAAAATTCTTGGGTCTCGCGTAGATAATTTAGCATCCCATAGAGTTGTAATTGAAGGCTTAAGATAGTGCTTGTTTAGTATTGACATCAATTTTTTATGATCTACTGCAGCCTTTTTTCGACTTAGTTTTATAAGTATTTCATCCATGTCGCTTTTAGCAATGTTGACTTTTCCTTTACATACGTTCTTAAGCTCTCGCTTTACATTACAGCTTGAGTATTTATCGAACCTACTGTTTATAACATAAACAGATTGGAAATTCAACATATCTGTTTTGAAAACATACCCAACTAAAATATTTGTATCCAAAAAAAGTTCCATTATTTATACACCTGAGTTGGGAATGTTGTAGATGTCTTGCATTAAGTATTTAACAAATTCTTTGTTGTCTTCCGAAGGGGTATAATATGTGTCTAATACTTTATTTCTTATATTTTCAATAGTTTCTTCTGCATCGTTGAGTTCGCCTTTATATGCTGATTTCCACTGACGTATTACATGCTCAGGAATATTTTGATTGCAGTCAATTCTTACCCGCTTTGGATATATTTCCCAAAATATGTCACGAAGCTGTCTTACTAAGTTTAATTTTATAACATCAGGAGCATAATCTAACACAACCCGAGTGGTATCATCCCAATCAAAGTGTATAGAAGCAATCTCGGGAAAAGAATCAATTGGAAATTCAGAAAGTAGCTCATCAAGTTTTATGGTAATATCATCTTTTAAACTTTCAGTTACATGAGATACATTTTTATTAGTTATGAGTAGGTATTCCTGAAATAATGTATTAAATTTATATGGGGAATTAATGTCATACGACTCTTTCTTAGCTAAATCTCCATATCCTTCTTTAAAGCCGTACTGATCATGCAAAATACTTATTGTTTTTAAGATAATGTCTTGTTCCCTGACTGCTACCTTTCCACTAAAATCTACTGTTATTGTTGGTGGATATATAAGTTCGCCAAGTATGCAATTTTCAGAAAACGGATATGGAAGTACCTGATCTAGTAATCTCTCTTCAGTATAAAAACCATATTTGTACCAATAACCTGGCAATTTTATGTCTACGCCTTGTTTTTGTAGTCTAGAGTCAAGCAGGTTCATTAATTTACAAAAGTGATACCTATTCATGACTTCTTTTCGATAAGGGTTAAAGGCTTTTATGAGCCTATCAACTGCGTACCCAAGCAATTGATTTTTCTCCTCAACCATTAGTTGGTTATAGGAATACCTTAATCAAAACCTTTTCGATTTAAAAAATTAATTTGTTTTTATTAAAGACTCCGTATTTAATTTGCGTTATCACTTGAGTACAAAATCGTTGACATAGCACGGACAGGCAAGAAGAATGAGAGAACAAAGCAAAAGAAGAAATATCAGCTCAGCGGTAGTGCGGCTTAGCACCGCCACCAAATAATTTAAGAAAAGTCAGAAGGTGGAGGCGGGCGGGAGCGGGTGAATACACGCCCTGCCGCCCTCTATTTGTTAGGGCTTAAGCCCTCTTGCGCCGTGCTTTAGGCGCGTCGCAATTCACCTGACAAACACAAAAGGAGGATATGCCACACCACACCAAACAGACAAGGCATAGCCGGCTTAAGGGTTAAAGCCCCCGCCGGTTGGTTGCGGTTAATATCCCTCTTCCTCTACAAGCTGTCCGACAATTACTTTCGGTAATAAAAGAATTCCTTCTTTTTTGATTTAAGGCCTTATTTGCTTTCTTTTTAGCACCTTTTTATTACTACCAATAATTGTTGGACAGCCTGTAAAGAAGGGAGAATTCGTGACCCTCTGCGCTCCCGTTGTAATAAAGCTCAGGAAATATGAGAACCTAAAAATAGTACTCAGGAGGGTAGTTTTTCCAACCTGATCATAAAAGACAGATGTACTTGCTTGCCTGGTTAGATCAATAACCCTCAAGATCTTACTACAATTTACTCTGTTTTATCTTTTCTTACTTCTACACAGAAAAATACAGAATAGACATACAACGCTGCTGATTATACTAAATCCAGGAATATTTTTACTTTCTTCGGCTATCTTATTTTCAACAGTGCTTGCAATATTGCTTGCGTTACTGCTTGTACTACTAATTGCGTTACTGCCTTCATTACTGCCTGCGTTACGGCCTGTAGTATTATTTGTGGCTTTTTGAGCAGATTCTGCAGCTATTGTTTTGCCTTCGTCTTTTGTACCTGTTATTGCGAAGGAAGAGTAGCCAGGTACGTTTGCTGTGAAATGCAAGAACTGATCATCTTCACCTGTTAGACTTACTGGCAGTTCTATCCATTCTTTTTTCTCATCATCGTACCAGTCAAGTATAATTGAGGACTTGTTTATGTTACTCTCATCTACCCATGAAGTATTAACTTTAAAATTGACAGTTGGACTCTCAATATTCTTTGAGGTGCCATAACCACCGTTTCCAACCCATATATTGAATGATTTGTAGACGATACCTTCAGGAAGCTCGGAAACCAGGCTCGACTTATTTTTCAGTTCCTCTACTATTGTAGTGGTCTTTCCTACGGTTTTTGTTGATCTGAATGTTATCGATTCAACACAGGTTGCATTATTTATAAAATTAAAATTCACATCATTTCCACTGGCAATAAAGGTCTGTACAGTCTCTTTTACCTGGACGTTCTTCGCTGGTTCAGGGGATCCACCAACGCCACCACTGCTACTTCCACTCTTGTGGCTGTGTCCTCCACTACTGCTACCACTGCTACTGTCGCTGTCACTATCACTGCTACTATCGCTATCACTGCTACTATCAATTTCGTTGTTACTGTCACTGCTGCTAATAGTGTCGCTGTCACTGTTACTGTTGCTTTCGTTATTACTATCGCTTTCGCTGTTGCTATCACTTTCACTAATAGTGTCACTGTTATTGTCGCTGGAATTGCTTTCTTCCAGTACGTTTATTGTACTGATTGTTGAGGCTGTTTTGTTTTCATTAACTACTGTCAGGTTGACTTCATAGTTTCCAGAAGAAGAATAAGTGTGCATTGGATTTTGCTCGGTTGAGGTTTCTCCATCTCCAAAGTTCCAGTACCATTCGTTTGCATTTTGCGATAGATCTGTAAATTGCACAGAGAGAGGTGCATAGCCGCTCGTGGTATCTGCATCAAAGTTCGCTACAGGAAGTATTTCTTCTTGATCCGGCTCTTCCTCTACAGTTATACTTAGAGATTTTGATCTCGAGCCATTTTCATTATTTACGGTCAGGACAACAGTATAGCTTCCGGCTGATACATAGGTATAAGCTGGGTTTTGCTCGGTTGAGGTAGTTCCATCTCCAAAATTCCAGTTCCATTCGTTTGCATTTTGCGATCGATCTGTAAATTGCACAGAAAGTGGAGCAGAGCCACTCGTAGTATCTGCATCAAAGTTAGCTACAGGAATGATTTTTTCTTGTTCCGGTTCTTTTTCTACATTTATACTTAGAGATTTAGAACTCGAGCCATTTTCATTATTTGCGGTCAGGACAACTTTATAAGTTCCAGCTGAAACATAGGTATGCGCTGGATTCTGCTCTGTTGAGGTAGCTCCGTCTCCAAAGTTCCAATTCCATTCGTTTGCATTCTGCGATCGATCTGTAAATTGCACAGAAAGTGGAGCAGAGCCACTGACAATGTCTGTATTAAAATTTGCAGTAGGAAAAACTTTTTCTGGAGTTGGTTCGCTCTGAACAATTACTTTTTGAGTCTTTGAGTTTGAGCCCTTTTCATTTTTTACAGTCAAGACAACGTTATAGTTTCCAGCTTCAGAGTATGTATGCTTTGGGTTTTTCTCTGCTGAAGTACTTCTGTCTCCAAAACTCCAGGACCAGGAAGTTGCATCTGTACTTTTGTCAGTAAATACTACGCTTAGTGGGGCTTTTCCAGAGGTAGGCGACATAGAGAATGCAGCAACCGGTGAGTTTACATCGTTACTTGTGTCATCGTTACCTGTGTCATCGTTACCTGTGTCATCGTTACCTGTGTCATCGTTACCTGTGTCATCGTTACCTGTGTCATCGTTACCTGTATCGTCGCTTCCACCAGAGTCCCATCTAGCATAGTACGGCAATCCTTCTTTATACACGCCACTAACACTTTCTGTTGTAACTGTTTTTGTATCATAAGATGTGTCTATAAATTGTCCATTTCCTATGTATATTCCAACATGACTGACAAGCCAGTAATTTCTGTTATTTTTAGTAATGTCTTTTTTCCAAAAAATTACATCTCCAGGCGTGGGAGAAGTTGTAGTAACATAATATGCATTTTTTTTCATATTAGGCACGGTTTGGAATACAATGTCTTTAGCTCCGGCTTGCTTGTATACTTGATACACTAAGTGAGAGCAATCAATGCCAGATCGGCTGTTGCCACCATGTACGGATTTAACTCCAATCCAGCTTTTTGCGGCTGCGACTACTGTAGATTCAGATGTTCCTGCAGGAGCAGCTGATACAAGGGGTATAAATGCTATTAAGATAGCTACAAGGAGTATGGCCATTAATTGATGTTTATTCATCTTCATTTTTGCTCAGTGCCCGTACTTTACTAGCTTAGTTGTACTATCTGCATTTTATTATCATTAGAGTAACGCAATGACTCAACTGAACTCTTTGAAACATGACTCAATTTGAATGTAGACTCGGTACCAGTACTCATTTATAAGCATGAAATTGGATACATTGACTTTGCATTTATAATCATCCAGTCAGATTTATCCAGTATCCTCTTCACCAAATATCTAGCTTTTCCTTTATGGAAATGGCTTTCTTAATAAAAATGACAGCAACTTTTGTCTTAAAAATGTGGTTATAAATGTAGTTACTCTGGTGCGTACGGTATATTCAGCAGTTTAACTTTAGAGTTATGTGACAATGAAAAGAGCTGACAAAAAGAAAACGTTTAAAGCCTTTAAATTAAAAAAAAGCGTTTATTACTGATGATTATCTCAGATATCCGTTCTGAATGAGACAGCTGCTCAGAATTGATTATAACAACGTAAAATAAGAATGTAAAATAAGAATGTAAAATAAGAATGTAAAATAAGAATAAGAGTAACTGCGCAAATACCCGAACTGCAATTTAGATTTAGAATCCATCTTATCTGGCTCTCTGCCATTCCAATTTTCTTACTTTTTCATTATTATTTTCCATTTTTAATATTTTTATTGTATTTTCATATTTACTTCAAAATAAAACTCGTATGTTTACTTCGTAATTGAGCCTTAAGCTTTTATTTTTCAGATTTGATCTTCTCCGGGAAACACTTCAGAAAGCTCAGGATTTTTGAAATCTGTACAGGCCTGCTATCTCGCAGGAGGAAACCATGTAGAACTGGGTCCAGGGGTTTTTGTGAAACTATTTCCTTCATTTTTGCTACCTTTTGACTCTATTTTCTTTTAATTATATCAATAAATATATAGGAATACGGCAGCTTATTACCTAGTTATTATATTTTAATATATCCCTCCACTATAAAGCTTTCATACCTTTAAAGTTTTAAAAAACAGGCTCCAAATTCAAAGTATTAGGTTTTTGGTTCTCTATAGAATAGAGTTACTTTAAGATTTTTTCATTAAGAGAAAAGAAGCTCAACTTTGAGCTTTTCGGTCAGTTTCTCCGAGTCTATGCTTCTGAAACAAGAAGGAGTTCCTTTTTCAACTTTCATAGATTTTGTATATATTAACATTTCCAGCAAAGAATAGAATAGAATAGAATAGAATAGAATAGAATAGAATAGAATAGAATAGAACAGATTTTTAGTCTTGCCACATAGGTAAATTCATGGATTTCACTTGCTGTAGCTTCATTCAAACTCAGGAATCCGACATAAATTTTTGCCTTATTTTCTGTAAGTTCCGGCTTCTTGAGTTTGCAAGTTTGATTCCATTGTCCTCTGCACTATTTTTGTTCAGGTAGTATTATCAATCTTCTTCAGTGTTGTAAGTATTATTTGCAGGCTCTCCTTGTATGCAAGGATATCCTCTTCACCCAGCCTTCTGAGAATCTCGGAGACATTTTCTTCAAGTCTTCCTATAAACCATTCCCTGTAAGCTTTCCCTTTTTCGGTGAGAGAAATAAGGGTTTTTCTACGGTCCTGGGGGTCTTTTTTCCTGCAGACAAGTCCTTCTCTTTCCAGAGCATCGATCATGCTTGTTAAACTTCCCTTCTGAAGATCAAGGCATTTTCCCAGGGTTGTGGGCATAATATTGTCTATTGACCCAATAATCATAATCGCTCGATTCTGATTTTTATTGAGGTTATACGGATTGTCCCCTGGTTTGTGAAATATTTTAGCAAAATTTTTTTGAAACAGATTAATTATCTCAAACTGGATTTTTACTGTTTCTTTTATCTTTTCTTCCTTCATTGGTATCACAGTCAGGGGTCTTGCAGTCATAATTCGGATGATAAAGACAGAATAGTAGCCATTAGAAATCGTGTTACGAGACGCTGCTTGTCCAGTAGATTTGTTTGCGAGGTGTTTTAGTTGAATCTGCTGGTTCTAACAGGCTTTACTGATTTTCTTGAGTCAGACTGGATTTTAAGAGTCAGACTGGATTTTAAGAGTCAGACTGGATTTTAATATCCTCATCATCCGAATTGACCATTTTTAATTTAACTAGTCAGTTTCTTACTGTTAGATTTCAAACTAAAAAGGAACTGGGTTTATTTATATTTTATGATTTGATAATCATAATATATTTAAGCATCAGCCGCCACTATATGGTCAAATTATTTTCTGTTTCCCCTTAGTTAATTATAAAAAATGAGCTTGAAAAAAAGATATTCTTTGGAAACCGAGATTCTGATGAACTACACCGAATAACGGAAGGCAGCAAGGTCTATAAAAAAGATATTCTTTGGAAACCGAGATTCTAATGAACGACACTGAATAAAGGAAAGCAGCGAGGCCTGTATGTTTGATAATCAAATATACGACAGAAAAAAGCTGTGAAAAAACTTGATAAGTCATTCTCATGCAGGAATAAGTGATCATTTTCCATTCAGCACTTCCTTTCCACCGCCTCCTCTTTTATCATACACTTCAAATACACCTGCACCCACAAAAAAGCAATCACTGAACCAATTACAGTGCCCACAACCAATCCCCACCATACTCCAAGTAATCCCCAGTCGAATCCGAATGCAAAAAGTAAGGAAAATAAAAGAGTCATAACAAGGCTCCGCAGAAGAGTGGCAGCAAGGGCGTTTGTGCCTTTTCCTGCACCCTGGAAGAGAGAACCTGAGAGCATTCCGAAAGTGATGACTGGATAGAAAATCGTCATAATTTTAAGGAGTCTTGTCAGCTCAGGAGCGATATGGGCTGCATTTTCGGTATGTGTAAAGACAGCAGCAATATCTTGAGCAAAAAGGTACACTACAGCGGCAATTATTGTTTCTACGAAAAAACCGACCTCAATTGCATAGATAAGGGTATTCTGTGCTTTTTTAAAATTTTTTTCTCCAAAAGCGGCCCCACTGATCGAGACTACAGCGATTGAAATTCCTATAATGGGAGCAACTGCAATACTTGTTACTCTCCAGGCTGTAGCGTAAACTGCAACTCCGTCCGTACTGCCAACGGTTGCGATAACAAAGTTCATTATAAGGGCAGTCAGCGCCAGAGCAAACTGCTCTATAGATGAGGGAATTCCTACCCGGAAAATATCCCTGATAATTGATTTGTCGAATTTGAAAGAACGAAACCTGAAAGAAACATAGGTATCTTTTTTAATAAAAAACCAGTAGAACATCAGCAGTCCCGAACTGGCAAAAGAAATAACTGTAGCCAGGGCTGCCCCTGCAATTCCAAGCCCCAGAATGTATATAAAAATGGGGTCAAGCACTATATTAAGGCCTGAGCCAAGAACCATGGATCTCATAGCTCTTTTTGAATCTCCTTCACTTCTCAGGATTGAATTCGCAATATTTGTAAAGAAAAAAATAAAACTGCCTGCAAAAATCACCCTGGCGTACTGGACTCCGAGTTCGGTTGTTTTTCCGGCTCCGCTGTACATGAAAAGCTCCTTTATAAATGCAAGTCCAAGAGCAGTAAGAGCAACTGTGAGGATGAGCATTATCACGAAGGCATGAACTGCAACATTATCCGCACCTGCTTTATCCCTGGCTCCTATGCGTCGAGAAATTGCAGCTCCTCCTCCAACCCCTAACCCGCCGGTAAGTGCCATCTGGATTACATAAAATGGAAAAGCAAATCCAACAGCAGCCAGGGCATCAGCTCCAAGTCCGGAAACCCAGAAGGTATCAGTAAAGCTGTATATCGTCTGAACAGACATGGCAACTATTATGGGAATTGAGAGCTTGACAACGGCTTTTCTGGGATCACCGAGGAGAATACTCACTCCTTCTGTACTTTTTTGAAGGACTTCTTCTTTTTCTCCCCTCTCGTCCCATGAGTATTCGTCAGCCTCCTCGCTTCCGATTAATGGTCCAGTGTTCATTATCTTCCGCCGTTTTTCTCCCCTTGCCTTTAAAATTAAGTGTACTTTGTCTGTTCTTTTCTGTTTTCTTCTGC contains these protein-coding regions:
- a CDS encoding PKD domain-containing protein codes for the protein MKMNKHQLMAILLVAILIAFIPLVSAAPAGTSESTVVAAAKSWIGVKSVHGGNSRSGIDCSHLVYQVYKQAGAKDIVFQTVPNMKKNAYYVTTTSPTPGDVIFWKKDITKNNRNYWLVSHVGIYIGNGQFIDTSYDTKTVTTESVSGVYKEGLPYYARWDSGGSDDTGNDDTGNDDTGNDDTGNDDTGNDDTGNDDTSNDVNSPVAAFSMSPTSGKAPLSVVFTDKSTDATSWSWSFGDRSTSAEKNPKHTYSEAGNYNVVLTVKNEKGSNSKTQKVIVQSEPTPEKVFPTANFNTDIVSGSAPLSVQFTDRSQNANEWNWNFGDGATSTEQNPAHTYVSAGTYKVVLTANNENGSSSKSLSINVEKEPEQEKIIPVANFDADTTSGSAPLSVQFTDRSQNANEWNWNFGDGTTSTEQNPAYTYVSAGSYTVVLTVNNENGSRSKSLSITVEEEPDQEEILPVANFDADTTSGYAPLSVQFTDLSQNANEWYWNFGDGETSTEQNPMHTYSSSGNYEVNLTVVNENKTASTISTINVLEESNSSDNNSDTISESDSNSESDSNNESNSNSDSDTISSSDSNNEIDSSSDSDSSSDSDSDSSSGSSSGGHSHKSGSSSGGVGGSPEPAKNVQVKETVQTFIASGNDVNFNFINNATCVESITFRSTKTVGKTTTIVEELKNKSSLVSELPEGIVYKSFNIWVGNGGYGTSKNIESPTVNFKVNTSWVDESNINKSSIILDWYDDEKKEWIELPVSLTGEDDQFLHFTANVPGYSSFAITGTKDEGKTIAAESAQKATNNTTGRNAGSNEGSNAISSTSSNASNIASTVENKIAEESKNIPGFSIISSVVCLFCIFLCRSKKR
- a CDS encoding MarR family winged helix-turn-helix transcriptional regulator; this translates as MKEEKIKETVKIQFEIINLFQKNFAKIFHKPGDNPYNLNKNQNRAIMIIGSIDNIMPTTLGKCLDLQKGSLTSMIDALEREGLVCRKKDPQDRRKTLISLTEKGKAYREWFIGRLEENVSEILRRLGEEDILAYKESLQIILTTLKKIDNTT
- a CDS encoding MATE family efflux transporter, whose translation is MNTGPLIGSEEADEYSWDERGEKEEVLQKSTEGVSILLGDPRKAVVKLSIPIIVAMSVQTIYSFTDTFWVSGLGADALAAVGFAFPFYVIQMALTGGLGVGGGAAISRRIGARDKAGADNVAVHAFVIMLILTVALTALGLAFIKELFMYSGAGKTTELGVQYARVIFAGSFIFFFTNIANSILRSEGDSKRAMRSMVLGSGLNIVLDPIFIYILGLGIAGAALATVISFASSGLLMFYWFFIKKDTYVSFRFRSFKFDKSIIRDIFRVGIPSSIEQFALALTALIMNFVIATVGSTDGVAVYATAWRVTSIAVAPIIGISIAVVSISGAAFGEKNFKKAQNTLIYAIEVGFFVETIIAAVVYLFAQDIAAVFTHTENAAHIAPELTRLLKIMTIFYPVITFGMLSGSLFQGAGKGTNALAATLLRSLVMTLLFSLLFAFGFDWGLLGVWWGLVVGTVIGSVIAFLWVQVYLKCMIKEEAVERKC